One Amaranthus tricolor cultivar Red isolate AtriRed21 chromosome 1, ASM2621246v1, whole genome shotgun sequence DNA window includes the following coding sequences:
- the LOC130817545 gene encoding heavy metal-associated isoprenylated plant protein 36-like encodes MAAAAAPTKAGEASQFLNYNTWVLKVPIHCLGCKREVKKLLQRIDGVYSTTIDSQQQKVTVSGNIDSEILVKKLQKTGKHAEIWNEKTSQEKPKKNEKQITQVKDQTPQKNESKITKPTNAENKAISKNNTNSDKKGNQNQNPNQNQNQNPNPKPATDTGSAGNGGKTKKNKGQKGNSVGVGNGGLIATGLQNVNQVNISPTFEQISLFQPNQTSATIHMMNYNGGNPSKLGYGVSYQISTPYISCNPTNEQLESYQMQASSFTSFDIFSDENPNGCSIM; translated from the exons ATGGCTGCAGCAGCTGCCCCAACTAAAGCTGGAGAAGCTTCACAGTTTCTGAACTACAAT ACTTGGGTTCTCAAAGTTCCTATTCACTGTCTGGGCTGCAAGAGAGAAGTCAAGAAGCTTCTACAGCGCATTGATG GAGTTTACAGCACCACTATTGACTCACAACAGCAGAAGGTAACAGTAAGTGGTAACATTGACTCAGAAATTCTGGTTAAGAAGCTGCAGAAAACAGGTAAACATGCAGAAATATGGAATGAAAAAACATCACAAGAAAAACccaagaaaaatgaaaaacaaattacCCAAGTGAAAGATCAAACACCCCAAAAAAATGAATCCAAGATCACAAAACCAACTAATGCAGAGAACAAAGCTATATCGAAAAACAACACCAATTCCGACAAGAAGGGGAATCAGAACCAGAATCCGAATCAGAATCAGAATCAAAACCCGAATCCTAAACCCGCGACAGACACAGGAAGTGCAGGGAATGGCGGAAAAACGAAGAAAAATAAAGGGCAAAAAGGTAATAGTGTTGGTGTCGGGAATGGTGGATTGATTGCTACAGGATTACAGAATGTAAATCAAGTTAATATCAGCCCTACATTTGAACAAATAAGTCTGTTTCAGCCGAATCAAACATCTGCTACAATTCATATGATGAACTATAATGGAGGTAATCCTAGTAAATTAGGGTATGGTGTTTCTTACCAAATTTCAACACCATATATTTCCTGCAATCCTACAAATGAACAGTTAGAGAGTTACCAAATGCAGGCTAGTTCATTTACTTCCTTTGATATATTCAGTGATGAAAACCCTAATGGGTGTTCTATTATGTAG
- the LOC130817537 gene encoding probable protein phosphatase 2C 40: protein MFGEPVSSAEGEIKVSFGYQCNGKKSVNEDSDGCEIIPKARLRRSSGSFSCLSGAALSANTTLANTNICNGLIGSEILPSWDSPNSFHRISSSPLLSKMDFLSSSLQNTLSNLSVSPSALGESLDCDFTSPSTTEGLLNAMEVQVAGGAAGEDRVQAVCSEEDGWLFCAVFDGFNGRDAADFLAGTLYDTFLRNFNLFNWDNMGGLASDDMFHNGLETGNVSSPRKSLLRIEDREDVKFDAFSHQTCTEIDTSSDFFKQAVLECLERALIQAERDFLSMVEWEMEDRPDLVSVGSCVLVALLVGKDLYTLNLGDSRVVVATQNDDNNAGETDRLKAIQLTDIHNTDNEAERSMLLATHADDPAPITAGKVKGKLKVTRAFGVGYLKKKILNDALMGILRVRNLISPPYISTTPTINVHRISKSDRFVVLGSDGLFDFFTNEEVVILVHLFISKHPSGDPAKFLLEQLVIRAADCAGFSMEELMNIPPGRRRKYHDDVTVIVILLGKNQRTSKASTCL, encoded by the exons ATGTTTGGTGAACCTGTGAGTTCTGCAGAAGGAGAAATCAAAGTGAGCTTTGGTTATCAATGTAACGGAAAAAAATCCGTAAATGAGGATTCCGATGGATGTGAAATCATCCCTAAGGCCCGACTTAGAAGATCTAGTGGATCTTTCTCTTGTCTTTCTGGTGCTGCATTAAGTGCTAATACTACATTAGCAAACACCAATATCTGCAATGGCTTAATAGGCTCCGAGATATTGCCTAGTTGGGACTCGCCCAATTCATTTCACAGGATTTCATCCTCTCCACTTTTGTCTAAAATGGACTTCCTATCGTCTTCTCTCCAGAATACGTTATCAAACTTGAGTGTTAGTCCGTCTGCACTTGGTGAGTCATTGGATTGTGATTTTACGAGTCCTTCCACAACCGAAGGCCTACTAAATGCCATGGAAGTGCAAGTTGCTGGTGGAGCGGCTGGTGAAGACAGAGTTCAAGCGGTTTGCTCTGAAGAAGATGGATGGCTCTTTTGTGCCGTTTTTGATGGATTTAATGGAAGAGACGCGGCTGATTTCCTTGCCGGAACATTATATGATACGTTTTTGAGAAACTTCAATTTATTTAATTGGGATAATATGGGGGGTTTGGCTTCAGATGATATGTTCCATAATGGACTAGAAACGGGCAATGTTTCGTCTCCAAGAAAAAGTTTATTACGAATCGAAGATAGAGAGGATGTCAAGTTCGATGCGTTTAGTCACCAGACTTGCACTGAGATAGACACATCATCGGACTTTTTCAAGCAAGCGGTGCTAGAATGCCTCGAACGAGCCCTTATTCAAGCTGAGAGGGACTTCTTGTCCATGGTTGAGTGGGAAATGGAAGACCGCCCTGATCTTGTTTCTGTTggatcttgtgttttggttGCATTGCTTGTCGGGAAAGACTTGTATACGTTGAATTTAGGTGATAGCAGAGTAGTCGTTGCAACACAGAACGATGACAATAATGCTGGCGAAACTGACAGATTAAAAGCTATACAGCTTACTGATATTCACAATACTGATAACGAAGCGGAGAGATCTATGCTTCTTGCAACTCATGCCGATGATCCTGCTCCCATTACTGCAGGAAAAGTGAAAGGAAAGTTGAAGGTCACACGCGCCTTCGGTGTTGGATATTTGAAAAAG AAAATATTGAATGATGCACTGATGGGAATTCTCAGAGTTCGTAATTTGATTAGTCCTCCTTATATCTCCACAACTCCGACTATTAATGTTCATAGAATCTCAAAATCGGATCGGTTTGTTGTACTTGGTAGCGATGGTTTATTCGACTTCTTTACAAACGAAGAGGTCGTTATACTGGTGCATTTGTTTATATCAAAACATCCTTCGGGTGATCCAGCGAAGTTTCTGCTAGAACAACTCGTCATTAGAGCTGCAGATTGTGCAG GATTCAGCATGGAAGAACTTATGAATATACCACCCGGAAGGAGGAGAAAATATCACGATGACGTGACTGTAATTGTGATTCTTCTTGGAAAAAATCAACGCACTTCAAAAGCATCGACATGTTTGTAA
- the LOC130817551 gene encoding membrane protein PM19L: MATVGRNVAGPLLFLNLIMYIILIGFSSWCLNKYINFSTRHPGLGGNGATPFFLIISLLAGVIGVVSKLAGANHIRAWRSDSLAAAGSSSLVAWALTALAMGLACKEINIGGWRGWRLRVVEAFVIILTFFELFYVLALHAGLFSSRYGPGYREHEYGMPVSGTTADPKGTTTRV; this comes from the exons ATGGCAACGGTGGGAAGAAATGTAGCAGGTCCATTGCTATTTCTGAACTTGATAATGTATATCATTCTCATTGGTTTTTCTAGTTGGTGTCTCAATAAGTATATCAACTTCTCTACTCGTCACCCTG GATTGGGAGGGAATGGGGCAACTCCATTCTTCTTAATAATATCACTGTTAGCGGGTGTGATTGGAGTGGTCTCAAAGTTGGCTGGAGCAAATCATATAAGAGCATGGAGAAGTGACAGTTTAGCTGCTGCTGGTTCTTCTTCTCTTGTTGCCTGGGCCCTCACCGCTCTTGCCATGGG GTTAGCATGCAAGGAGATCAACATAGGAGGATGGAGAGGATGGAGGCTGAGAGTTGTAGAAGCATTCGTAATAATCCTGACGTTCTTTGAGCTGTTTTATGTCCTTGCTTTACATGCTGGTCTCTTTAGCAGTAGATATGGCCCTGGTTATCGAGAGCACGAGTATGGCATGCCAGTTTCTGGCACCACTGCTGATCCCAAGGGAACTACTACTAgggtttaa